A single Tenacibaculum sp. Bg11-29 DNA region contains:
- a CDS encoding 2-hydroxyacid dehydrogenase, with protein MKILHLDSNHSLLLKQLNDLGFTNEEDYNSSKIEIEAKIHQYDGIIIRSRFSVNKQFLDKATNLKFIGRVGAGLENIDCEYAKEKGIYLISAPEGNRNAVGEHTLGMILSLFNKLNKADEEVRNGKWLREENRGIELEGKTVGLIGYGNMGKSFAKKLRGFDVEVLCYDIKPNVGDENCKQVSLEELQKKATVLSLHTPQTALTIKMVNADFINAFSNPFWFINTARGKSVITSDLVNALTSGKILGAGLDVLEYEKKSFENLFQKNTISNFSSQAESRDEMSGAFKYLIESENVLLSPHVAGWTIESKEKLAQTIVNKIKENFC; from the coding sequence ATGAAAATACTTCATCTAGATTCAAACCATTCGTTACTTTTAAAACAACTAAATGATTTAGGTTTTACAAATGAAGAAGATTATAACTCTTCGAAAATAGAAATAGAAGCTAAAATTCATCAATACGATGGAATAATTATTCGTAGTAGATTTTCTGTAAATAAACAATTTTTAGACAAAGCAACCAATCTTAAATTTATTGGTAGAGTTGGCGCTGGTTTAGAAAATATTGATTGTGAATATGCTAAAGAAAAAGGAATATATTTAATCTCGGCTCCAGAAGGAAATAGAAATGCAGTTGGAGAGCATACATTAGGTATGATTTTATCTCTTTTTAACAAACTAAATAAAGCAGATGAAGAGGTTAGAAACGGTAAATGGTTACGTGAAGAAAATCGAGGAATTGAATTAGAAGGCAAAACTGTGGGGTTAATTGGCTACGGTAATATGGGGAAGTCTTTTGCCAAAAAGCTTCGTGGTTTTGATGTAGAAGTTCTATGTTATGATATTAAGCCAAATGTTGGTGATGAAAATTGTAAACAAGTTTCATTAGAAGAGTTACAGAAAAAAGCGACTGTTTTGAGCTTGCATACACCACAAACAGCATTAACTATAAAAATGGTAAATGCTGATTTTATTAATGCTTTTTCTAATCCTTTTTGGTTTATTAATACAGCACGAGGAAAATCCGTTATTACCTCTGACTTAGTAAATGCTTTAACATCTGGTAAAATATTAGGAGCTGGTTTAGATGTATTGGAATACGAAAAAAAATCTTTTGAAAACTTATTTCAGAAGAATACAATATCTAATTTTTCATCTCAAGCGGAGTCGAGAGACGAGATGTCAGGAGCTTTTAAATATTTAATAGAATCTGAAAATGTATTATTATCACCTCATGTTGCCGGTTGGACAATTGAGAGTAAAGAAAAACTAGCACAAACAATTGTGAATAAAATTAAAGAAAATTTTTGTTAA
- the panB gene encoding 3-methyl-2-oxobutanoate hydroxymethyltransferase — translation MSVAKKQYKRITTKSLVEMKANGEKISMLTAYDYTMAKIVDGAGIDVILVGDSASNVMAGHETTLPITLDQMIYHASSVIRAIERCLVVVDLPFGTYQGNSKNALDSAIRIMKESGGHAVKLEGGSEIGESVSRILTAGIPVMGHLGLTPQSIYKFGTYTVRAKEEEEAEKLLEDALLLQELGCFALVLEKVPAALAKRVAESLTIPVIGIGAGAGVDGQVLVTHDMIGMTHEFNPRFLRRYLDLYSEMTGAFENYIADVKSKDFPNEKEQY, via the coding sequence ATGTCAGTAGCAAAAAAACAATATAAAAGAATAACAACGAAGTCATTAGTAGAAATGAAAGCAAATGGAGAGAAAATTTCTATGCTTACTGCTTATGATTATACGATGGCAAAGATTGTAGATGGAGCAGGTATTGATGTAATTTTAGTAGGAGATTCAGCATCAAATGTAATGGCAGGTCACGAAACTACGTTACCTATTACACTTGATCAAATGATATACCATGCAAGTTCTGTAATAAGAGCTATTGAACGTTGTTTAGTAGTGGTAGATTTACCTTTCGGTACCTATCAAGGAAATTCTAAAAATGCATTAGATTCTGCAATTAGAATAATGAAAGAATCTGGTGGACATGCGGTAAAGTTAGAAGGAGGTAGTGAAATAGGAGAGTCTGTATCTAGAATACTAACAGCAGGTATTCCTGTAATGGGACATTTAGGGTTAACACCACAATCTATTTACAAATTCGGAACATATACTGTTAGAGCAAAAGAGGAAGAAGAAGCTGAAAAGTTATTAGAAGATGCATTGCTTTTACAAGAACTTGGATGTTTTGCTTTGGTACTCGAAAAAGTACCAGCAGCATTAGCAAAGAGAGTAGCAGAAAGTTTAACAATACCCGTTATTGGAATTGGAGCAGGTGCAGGAGTAGACGGACAAGTGTTGGTTACACACGATATGATAGGAATGACGCATGAATTTAACCCTCGTTTTTTACGTAGGTATTTAGATTTATATTCTGAAATGACTGGAGCTTTTGAAAATTATATAGCTGATGTAAAATCGAAAGACTTTCCTAACGAAAAAGAACAATATTAA
- a CDS encoding nuclear transport factor 2 family protein produces MPKIITLLILFILTTVVNAQTNNEQIAVKKTIETFFDGLHKGDSTIVSSTLHTTIKIQTTFTNKGGKKKLITDSKKKILIGIANKKPENTYLEKLVSWDIKINGNLASVWTPYEFYLNGKLSHCGANSFQLFNNNGKWEIIYLIDMRRKENCNIQKN; encoded by the coding sequence ATGCCTAAAATAATTACGTTACTAATCCTTTTTATCCTTACAACAGTTGTAAATGCACAGACAAATAATGAACAAATTGCTGTAAAAAAAACTATTGAAACTTTTTTTGACGGACTTCATAAAGGTGATAGTACAATTGTTAGTTCAACTTTACATACTACGATTAAAATACAGACAACTTTTACTAATAAGGGCGGAAAAAAAAAATTGATTACTGATTCTAAAAAAAAAATATTAATAGGAATTGCTAATAAAAAACCTGAAAACACTTATTTAGAAAAATTAGTCTCGTGGGACATTAAGATTAACGGTAATTTAGCTTCTGTTTGGACACCTTATGAATTCTATCTTAATGGCAAGTTAAGTCATTGCGGTGCAAACTCATTTCAGTTATTTAATAATAACGGAAAGTGGGAAATAATTTATTTGATAGATATGAGACGTAAAGAAAATTGCAATATTCAAAAAAACTAA
- a CDS encoding PD40 domain-containing protein — protein sequence MKKYFLFIFLLTQLIFAQEPKMFLPDLFNGLPNVRDFSLNKNNDEFYFTVESYVKEYSFIAFSKKIKGKWTAPKAASFSGEYKDLEPFLSPDGLKLFFASNRLNNNSSEIKKDMDIWYVTRKSLIDDWSEPKNIGSVINTSADEFYPSVTSKGDLYFTASYENTKGKEDIYVSRLVNNSYTKPTSLSKSINSEKYEFNAFVAPDESFIVFTSYGRKDDLGRGDLYISKKSKEDKWLPAEHLAKSINTKKLDYCPFVDISSNNLYFTSSKSAIPKSLKKRKKLKEIINYINTNPNGLSRIYKVSLNKK from the coding sequence ATGAAAAAATATTTTCTTTTTATCTTTTTATTAACTCAATTAATTTTTGCTCAAGAACCTAAAATGTTTCTACCTGACTTATTTAATGGGCTACCTAATGTTAGAGACTTTTCTTTAAACAAAAATAATGATGAATTTTATTTTACAGTAGAAAGTTATGTAAAAGAATATTCTTTTATTGCGTTTTCAAAAAAAATAAAAGGCAAATGGACGGCACCAAAAGCTGCATCTTTTTCTGGGGAATACAAAGATTTAGAACCATTTTTATCTCCTGATGGTTTAAAATTATTTTTTGCTTCTAACAGGCTAAATAATAATTCTTCTGAAATAAAAAAAGACATGGATATATGGTATGTAACAAGAAAATCATTAATTGATGATTGGTCAGAACCAAAGAACATTGGCTCGGTAATTAATACATCTGCTGATGAATTTTACCCTTCAGTAACAAGTAAAGGTGATTTATATTTTACAGCTTCTTATGAGAATACGAAAGGCAAAGAAGATATATATGTTAGTCGACTTGTTAACAATTCATACACAAAACCAACTTCTTTAAGTAAGAGTATAAATTCAGAAAAATATGAATTTAATGCCTTTGTTGCTCCTGATGAAAGCTTTATAGTATTTACCTCTTACGGAAGAAAAGATGATTTAGGTCGTGGGGATTTATATATTAGTAAAAAGAGTAAAGAGGATAAATGGTTACCTGCTGAACATTTAGCAAAAAGTATTAATACTAAAAAATTAGATTATTGTCCGTTTGTTGACATTTCAAGTAATAATCTTTACTTCACTAGTAGTAAAAGTGCTATTCCAAAAAGTTTAAAAAAAAGAAAAAAACTAAAAGAAATTATTAATTACATTAATACTAATCCTAATGGATTAAGTAGAATATATAAAGTCTCATTAAATAAAAAATAA
- a CDS encoding sigma-70 family RNA polymerase sigma factor: MNQTDKSNTLSPNKWVDDYADYLFNYAVSRVNDSNIAKDLVQETFFAGLKSAKNFQGKSTERTWLVSILKRKVIDHYRKINSKKGQAEVRMNFYDNGEDKGNWIEERVPQSWDNTAEKSIENNELKSQLDECIDHLPEKYAMVFRMKTIQEFETEEICKELNITPSNLWVIIHRARTQLRNCMEKNWFNK, encoded by the coding sequence ATGAACCAGACTGACAAATCCAACACATTATCTCCAAATAAATGGGTAGATGATTACGCTGATTATTTATTTAATTATGCGGTATCACGTGTAAATGATTCTAATATAGCTAAGGACTTAGTTCAAGAAACATTTTTTGCAGGGCTTAAATCTGCAAAAAACTTTCAGGGAAAATCAACCGAAAGAACTTGGTTAGTATCAATTTTAAAAAGAAAAGTAATTGATCATTATCGAAAAATAAATTCTAAAAAAGGACAAGCCGAAGTTAGAATGAATTTTTATGACAACGGTGAAGATAAAGGTAATTGGATTGAAGAGCGAGTTCCGCAATCTTGGGACAATACAGCTGAAAAAAGCATTGAGAACAATGAATTAAAATCTCAACTAGATGAATGTATTGATCATTTACCTGAAAAATATGCTATGGTTTTTAGAATGAAGACTATTCAAGAGTTTGAAACTGAAGAAATTTGTAAGGAATTAAATATCACTCCGTCAAACCTATGGGTTATCATTCATAGGGCTAGAACTCAGCTAAGAAATTGTATGGAAAAAAACTGGTTTAATAAGTAA